AATTACcatttatgttatatatgtaCAAGTGGTTCCAACCATTTAATGTCATTTATCAAATatgcaaataatttaaagaagTAAAAGGATAGCATAATAGAGAATAGCAGCAAAAGTGAGTAAAGAAATAATGCTACTCTTACGCTTTGTGCCGTAACTCCCACCACATCTCATCATCAGAAAGAGGTGGAGATTTGCCAATCTCTACTTCAAGCCGCAATCTTGCACTCTCCGTTTTTAGTTCCTTAACCATTTCAAGTTTTTGATTTCTTCTCACATCAAGCATCTGTGCTGCAAGTGGAACAGTCTTCACATACCTGTACATTGCGTAGGTCACTAGACCTCATAAGAAATTCACAGCTGTAGGAGCACTCATGACTAGAAGAAAGAATCAATTCTCAGGTGAGATACGCTCACTTTAGctaataaagataaaaaataaaaataaaaaataaaaaatcagagAATTAGCATTCAAAAGATCACCTATGACCATACTGCAAGGTTCTATGCACATTCTCCAAAGATGCATGATGTACTATGTTCAAATTGGCTGATTAGCCTAGAAGCACATTACCTGAATACCTAAACAACTAACAAAACACATTCTTATGCATTGCTTAACCTATTAAGTACAATGGACATGCGAAGAGAAGAAACGTGATTTTCTAagtaatattttactattatttttgaattttttgcattattttagtatgaaagaaaaaattatgacgtatataaatataaaaaatgggaAGGAGAGAGTAATGGGAAGAACAAAATCACCAATGGTTATTTTGGTAATATTACAATGcaagattaaatttaattagctattgaaaattaatatactttaagcaaaataaaaatattctaaaatttgaaaataaggaTACCCTAAACTAAATAAGCACATCGCTATACTacttataaaagtaaaataatatgtgcaagccaaaaaaaaatataaagaaaaaagaaacccTAAACTAATATTACTATTTATAAAAGCAACATAGGACATGCATTGCTAATAACAGTACAAGATGAGGATTTAACTTTAAACTATATAAATAGTGTAACCAAAGAAAAcgattcaaaataaaatagagtCTTAACTTTGTTATGTAGTGTGCAACTTCAGATAGTGCTCTTTTCCCAGGAGAATGCCATTCTATTTCTATTTGAATCTGAAGTCAGAATATGGTTCCTTTATCATGATTGCAAGAGAATAATCTTGCTCAGGTTTCATTCAGTCTCATTTTTTCAGGCTAATTGATTGATTCATTGTATGTTCTTATCTCAGAATGTTTTACTGAAAAAGAATAGCATTGCCCTATCTTTCTTTGTAATGATAACAGTAAAAAGCTACAATGTTGGCTTTCAACATAAGCATTACTTTAGACGCATCAGACAGGGGGGGAAAAGCAGAAGAAAAAAATAGTATTTATATCAATGCAGTGGAAAATAGAAGGATAAGAGATTTCACTTCAGGCAATGCCATGATGTCTTAACCATTACCTGTCAAGAAAGGGCATGAGAACATAGTCATGAACAGCAAAGTCCAAAGCCCAaggaataaatattaatattgccAGAAATTTAGCCTGTAACAAGGTAAGTCTAGAGTGTCAagtcatttttttttatgaaaataaatgtGCATGAGTAACCAAATTATTCACAgcactaaataaaaaaaaatcaggtTTGAAAAGTATGGATGAAAGAGTAAAAAATACGAAGTCATATGTTACATTATCTGGCCCATCATGCAACAGCACTAACTGGAGTTTCTTTCttccttcatttttttttataattgagaCCTAAAAAAATACCAAGTATATCTAGTTACATGTGACAAGGCAAGTGACAAATGAAAGGTTCAAGAAAAGTCAAATCTAACAATAATATAGGTATTTGACACTGTTCattgtaatttcttttttttcctttttatttcctCCATTTTAAACAGTTTAATCACCATAAACTTTGATCATttgacatcatcaaacataagttgtgcaaataatattttatctgATTCTATTCACAAGAGACTCAATCTCAGTAGTATTTCATCGACAAATTCCTCTGGTTTATTCAAAATCTCAATGCAATTCAGAATCCTGCCACACAGAAAAATGAGTTCATTAAAAGCATACTAGGGTAGAAGAGTACACGTGCTCTAAGAACAtgcttccatttatatcaaacaTGCTCACTTATTGCTATAAATGAAAACACATTAATTTCAACTAATTAGTCAGTAAAACTTTTGCTACCGTTAGTGCTAATACAGTCTTGGTCAGCTGGAGATCCCATCACCATATACTATTTGCTTTACAGAACTAGGACTACTCATCTTTTCGTTTGCCCATTATTTGTGTATTATGCTAGAGAGCTGCAAAGTCAGCTTTGCAAGATAGATAGCACTATCATCCACAGCCAGTATTATGACTAAAGCCATTGCACGAAACCACAATGTTGACACTAGCTTCTCAGAAGGTTGGTTGAGTGCATCCACAGACCATACATTATGAACTAAATGGTTAGTGAAAGGCCTATGTGTGAGAATGCATGTGATCGAATAGAATTCAAGAACCAAAAAGCTGTACAGACCTAAGCACATATATAATTTGACAGTCATTTTACAGAAAAGACTGCATAGAGACACACCATAATCATTCAACAAGCAAAATCAGGATGGCACAAGGCATAGTAACTTGAAGCTATAGTTAAATGTATACCGAATTTAAGGAGGCATATCTGAAGACACGGTCTTCATAAAGCAAATCGTCTTCTTCCCTACCAAGGACCAAATCTCTAACCGACTCAACAAACCCTTTCACTGGAACCAGGTCACTGGGATCAGACCGCACATCCTCTGCCGCTCCATTGCCATTAAACTCTTGACTCCACCAAGAACCATTCAAATTATTATTCGTGTCGTCCACAATCCAATCCTCCCACCTTCTGCTCTCCTCATTCAACATGTCTTCTTGTGCTTCCCTCAACTCCACAATGGCCTCAGCTCTCCTCTTCCATGCCTCAAACTTCTGCTCCTCCGACAACTCTTCATCACTTGAACTTTCTAACATCTCATCCTCGAGCATATCGTCATCTTTTAAACCAAGCCAATTGCCATCATCATCAAAAAAGAACCTCTGCCACCAACTTCTTTTCTTTGAGTGGCGTTTGTTATTCTTTCTTGCATTTGGTACTATCTCACAAAATCCCCTCCTAGCTCTATTGAATTTGAGCAAACAATTGGATGAAGCATGAGAAGATAAAGAATTCCTATGTGGGTTCTGATCAATAACGACTAAATTCTGGCACAACACTATTGAATTGCTCATTAAGAATAACATATACAGAAGCCCATCCTTTTTGGCTTCTCAAAACAATAACACTGTCCAAATTGAACTAAAAAAACCATCAAGCAGCTTactaaaaatcaagaaaggCATTATGTACTTAAGTTTTGCTAGTTTCCTCGCAGAATTGAGCATAAAAGCCCCTTGGAAATGATAAAATTCCTCACAAGAAAAAACAAATTCATGTATCGAGAAAAGAAAacaaggaagaaactcaaaagaCCCAAAAATTCTCAACCTTCAACAGCTAAAAAGCAGATAAGATAGTAGAATCCGTTGCACCGTGAAGCTGAAATATGGTGACGGTTTTGAGATAGCAAGCCCATTTCGCACCCAGTTACATGATTACCCTCCAGGGGTTTTGCGCAGAGAAGAGCAACACTTTGGTATGAATGTAAATCGACGTAAATTTTAGGGGCAGTCTTAGGAGTGTTGAGATAAAACAACCAAAGCCGAAAGTTCTCCAAGATTAGGACATCTGCTAAAAGTAAAATGCAAACCTTTTGCGTGTTTTTACATGGGTAAATTATAGCCAACTCCCTGACATTTACCATAAAAACAATTTAGTCCCTGTTCTATATTTAAGTAAAGTTTAAATTAAGGTGATTAGTTGTTGCATCTGTTAAAAGACTTTAAATCTTTCATTAAATACTAATGAAATGGCAGAATACCCATGATAAAAACCTTAAAACCTGTCAAAAATCTGCACGAAAAGCTGATTGGCGAATCTACTATGCTTCAATGTCAAGCCTCTCCCTAGTGATCGATCAAAGAAATTTGAGTTGTAAAGTTTTTAATATGTGGTGATTGCTTGTAAGAGACCACAAGCCCAAGGGTTAAGATAGCCACCATGGAGCACCATCAAAGTTGAGAAGGAAGGCAGCACAGGGGAGGAGGAAGAAAGCAAAAAATGAGACTTAGAAGGaatagtggaggaggaagaaggGGATGAGAAGTGGCTTTTAGGGCTAAAATTTGAGTCTAGGGAGTAAGCCACCATTATTGTGGGAGGAGAAAAAAGGGTCACTTGCTGATGGTACTATGTAAGAAGGGGCACATGCTGATTATACTATATTTTCCACAAATTAGCAACGGAACTACAAGTGGCAAATCCAGAGATTAGAGATGGCCACATTAAAAGGATGTTTAGTTTGTCTTATAAATTGATCAAACTTAATTATTAGAGAAAATCAtaactaatttaatattttgttaaatatataagttaaagaaaatataagcTAATAAATTATAGGAAAcattactattaatttttatgatattgaaaattttattaattagttacttaatttttaaaaatatattaaaacgtttataataatttaaaaaaatttattatttatttttttattttaataattaaatattttattatttaatttttataattttaaaaaactcattaattaactctttaaatttttgtgaaaattaatgaataaactaaccactaaattttttaaaatatcaatttaaaataaaaaattaattaataaattcataatataataactaaattgtaaattttttaaatcataagTAATACTCGGTTATGcttatatatgtattttaaaatactctttaaacttatatatcctaatatttaaaaataataataataaatattatcctTATTTCAATAACTAACTACTTACTGTCATGAAAAAAATCCAAAAGTTTGTATTAATTTTCGTTTAgccaaaacattaaaacttgGAGATTAAGCCAAATATTTTCAGTTAaggaaataaattcaatttgaaaaaattcacactaaattataatatagtctctataattttatttaattaataaagtaatattttaatttatactttatatttaaaaagtatatgtatatatatgtaaaattaatttataataaatatattttatatttgttatatataaaaatattaaatatttatgttcgatagtattaaaaattatatgcataaagttataaaaaaatgaaaaataataataataaaatttatcaatcaaataataaaaaaattaattgataaaataaattatcaactatttattaattatttaaaaccgaaaattaaattatcaattatttatctaattaatgaaatgttttaattatttttttataattttaaaaaataaaaagttttatatACTATTAATAGggtagttttaaatttttattttattattttattatttttaattaaaagttaaaatgtttaaaatttattttaaagttaatttCCAACACTATTTTGTTGTTGAGAAGGAAGAATTATATAATTGGCAAGAAGAGCATGTTTGAGTTTAACAATaacaaataagaaaatatttaaaataaaagcatttattttagataattattttagtaattaaataaaattttaaaaattatattataatttatcattaaatttattataaaatacaagCTGATAAGGtttagttttattatatttttaaattatattataatttattatagttttattccatttaaaaaaaaagtttaattttattataaaaaaactagTCAAATGCTCATGTTATGCActgataattatatttataaattatcaattgatattttattaataaaataaatttatcttatattttaataaattacataTTACGAAAAATGAATATGAagtgaaattaaatataatatatgtgAACATTTTCATTTAttgtaaatataatatatttattagatattttattattcttttagaccaagtaaataaaaatctctaaacatttcttcttcttttttttttattttattaattttaatcaaatttattttcttgataacaattctaattgatttaataagaaaatatacatataaatcTTATATAACTATAtaccataaaaaatattttttttttacatatttgaatattaataagcataataatttaaaaaaaaacattatttttttaatggttagaaaattaaagatattttattcaaaaaataattaaaaatattaatatttttatagagtaaaatatacaaaatataatatagcttatatatatatttttatctataaataATAATTGCATTACATAGCTGCAACTTGCAGTCTATCCATTGCTATTGTTGCAATTGATTGATAAACatagaaatttatatattttttcttgttAAAATAGTTTTgtaagttttatttattttcattttaatttcaaGCTAATAAATAGGTTAAAATTGTAGCTAATGTTAAAAATTCTGgataaatttgatataattaaaagaataaggtaaa
The sequence above is a segment of the Manihot esculenta cultivar AM560-2 chromosome 5, M.esculenta_v8, whole genome shotgun sequence genome. Coding sequences within it:
- the LOC110615660 gene encoding chloroplast envelope membrane protein isoform X2, coding for MLFLMSNSIVLCQNLVVIDQNPHRNSLSSHASSNCLLKFNRARRGFCEIVPNARKNNKRHSKKRSWWQRFFFDDDGNWLGLKDDDMLEDEMLESSSDEELSEEQKFEAWKRRAEAIVELREAQEDMLNEESRRWEDWIVDDTNNNLNGSWWSQEFNGNGAAEDVRSDPSDLVPVKGFVESVRDLVLGREEDDLLYEDRVFRYASLNSAKFLAILIFIPWALDFAVHDYVLMPFLDRYVKTVPLAAQMLDVRRNQKLEMVKELKTESARLRLEVEIGKSPPLSDDEMWWELRHKALELRDEWRLENRRAFANIWSDMVFGISLFILLWFNQSKVALLKFTGYKILNNVSDTGKAFLIILITDIFLGYHSESGWQTLMEIIVEHYGLEVDQSAITIFICLVPVVIDACVKLWLFKFLPRLSPRVSNIFREMERH
- the LOC110615660 gene encoding chloroplast envelope membrane protein isoform X1, translating into MLFLMSNSIVLCQNLVVIDQNPHRNSLSSHASSNCLLKFNRARRGFCEIVPNARKNNKRHSKKRSWWQRFFFDDDGNWLGLKDDDMLEDEMLESSSDEELSEEQKFEAWKRRAEAIVELREAQEDMLNEESRRWEDWIVDDTNNNLNGSWWSQEFNGNGAAEDVRSDPSDLVPVKGFVESVRDLVLGREEDDLLYEDRVFRYASLNSVSIIKKNEGRKKLQLVLLHDGPDNAKFLAILIFIPWALDFAVHDYVLMPFLDRYVKTVPLAAQMLDVRRNQKLEMVKELKTESARLRLEVEIGKSPPLSDDEMWWELRHKALELRDEWRLENRRAFANIWSDMVFGISLFILLWFNQSKVALLKFTGYKILNNVSDTGKAFLIILITDIFLGYHSESGWQTLMEIIVEHYGLEVDQSAITIFICLVPVVIDACVKLWLFKFLPRLSPRVSNIFREMERH